In the genome of Paramormyrops kingsleyae isolate MSU_618 chromosome 5, PKINGS_0.4, whole genome shotgun sequence, the window GATATTAGCGAGATTTACTATGTCAGCATGGGGCTGCTGTTAATGAACGGATCCTTAAGGCATGTGAGGGAAGGAGCGTCGTTGTTAAAGGGGGCGTTTGCTAGTCTTGTCGAAACCTGTATTCGTTTTTTCCAGTTAAGAACGGGAGCTAGATGCTGTCGGTGATGTAGAACTGACTAAATCTCAGAGGAATCGCCACGCTAGGATGTCGCAGACTGTGTACAGCGTTCCTCTGTAGTAGAAGATGGAAATGTTGCATTTTTGaatttacagtactgtgcaaaagtctaaGCTAAAGAAAATGATGCTTAAATGACCTTTATATTGATGCAAAACTATGTTATTACGCCTGTCACAGTGTGTCAGCTTCGCCATCAGAACCTCTGCTGAAATCACCCCATTTACATTAACTTTTTGTAGAACAGAaaaaattcttgttagttttttcttgtgttactcttaatatGCATTCATGTTAAAtagttttttgttctgagcaaatgtgcAGTTACTACCCTGATAAATACCTTTAAACTTTTCCTTCGACTGCCTAAGTATATTGTACATCGTGTTGATTGTTGCGTGCATTGTTAGCATAAGATTTTCGGTTGTTCTGTTAATCGGGTTTTCATGCACTTTAGCGTGATAAGGCTCAGGTTCATCCATTTCTGTGTGCTTTGCATGCCGGTGTCTGCAGGCAGGAAATGGGCCCTGCAGCCGTCGAGAACTTCCTGTCTCTGTACTGCCCTACCTGCTCCTCCGTCACCTCTCTCCTCCTTCAGATGGAAAGCCACACTTTTTCCTCATAGCCAATCCCTCATTTATATTCCCCATTTCTCACCAATCCAGTGCACAGCCAggaggatgggggtggggcgggtgagggggggggggtgacccatAAGGTTAGCTCAGTTACCACATCACCAGCTAATGTGCATTGTTGCCAGTCTGACAACAAGAAATGACGTAGATGAATGTGGTCTTGAAATGCGCCTCTACCCATTGTGGCTTAATTATAAGAAGTAATCCTAGTAATTAGTgtcaaaatatttgttttataaatcGAAATTCAAAGGATGTGCTTAGCGAGTCGACCTCATGAAAGTGAGGTAGTGTGTCAGTTTCACCCCTGACACAGTTTGATCTCCCTCCTCCTTCCACCACCAaactcccccgcccccccccccccccacccacctcacCCTTCATCCTCAACGTGGGTGGCTATCGGCTGTCCCTGCCTGCGCAGGCGGACGCAGGCGGCCAATCTAAACGCAGCACACTGAGCAGTACCTGCGCAGCCTGTCAAAAACACGTCCACCTGGTGCAGAGGTTCTTGGTTGACGGCAAGCTGTACCATCGCAACTGCTTCAGGTAATGTGGCaaactcccagcatgcactgcagaCTTGCCCAACTAGAGGGAGAGATTATATTACTGTGCCTGGTATCCATTTCATTCTTTATATGTGCAAGCGTGCGGCCATCGAGTTTGGGAGGGTTGGTGGGTCATGGAGCTTGGGTGGGTTATCCTGTAATGCTGGTGCCCAGTTTTGGGAAGATTCCCTGTTGTGTTTACCAAGGGTTCTAGTAAGCTGAAGGTTGGTCTGCCCTCCGCCCCCCTCCCGCTTATCCCACCCCACCTGTCCCTCAGGTGTAAAGAATGTAGCAGTACCCTGTTACCTGGGTCCTATAAATCGGGAAGCGAAGCAGGTTCCCTGGTCTGCACTCACCACTTTGCCAAGTCCTCCTCAGCCAGTCAAAATGGCCGCCCGGACCTCAGCAGGGGGGCAGAGCCTGGGGCGGAGCCTGGGGGAGGAGCCAGGGTGATGGAGCGTCCAGGTAGCATTCGGGAAGAAGAGAGTCCAGGTGGGACCACCGAGGGACAATCTGTCCCTCCTCGATCGATGGAAGAGTCACTAGACCAAGACAATAGGAAGGATAGGAGCAGCGATGGGGAGATGAAAGAGGATCAGAGAAATGGAGAGACCGTGGACATCAAGAGGGGCCAGGAGATGGAGGTCAGGCCCCAGCCTTCCACACCTCCCAATCCATTTGAGGACAGCGAGGATGAGGAGCCGGAAAAGACGCGACCAATCGAAGATTCCTTCAACAATGAGCTTCCGTCAGTGCCAACTGCACATCCCAGTGCTGCTGGCCGACCGGTGCCCGCCCCCCGCCGTGTGTCTGAGCCCCCCCCACGCCCGACCCCCAGGGCCCGCCAGCCCAGGATGGCCGACAGCCCCACGGTTAATGGTGAGAGGAAGGGACAATGTTGGTGCATGCATTGGTTGCAGTATAATATGGGCTTTCTACTTTTAATGGTCTTTCTGTCTCGGTAGGAGATACCATCAGCACCAGTAGGTATATTCCCACACCCAGGGAAAGGTCTCACTCACCAGCCAGGTGAGGATCCTTGTCCTCGGCCAAAAACATTCATCCTGCTGTCTCTCACAAGTCTGCTGTGTGACCAATTGCATAACTTTATATGTAAACACTGTCTTTCCTGTGTTTTGGTCATACATTTATGCACGTGCCCGTCTCCTCCGCTTTAGCATATCTGGTGAAACTCCCAAATCCAAAGACCCGCCCTGGATGGCACTTGTCCAATCCCAGAAGAAGAAGccagctcccccccctccccctggcaCAGCCCCGCCCCCACGCCCCGGCTCCATGCCTTCCATAGGTGGGCCAGGGTCCAGGCCAGCCTCTCCCCCACATTCCAGCAATCCCTtcgaggatgatgatgatgctgcgGAGGCAGAGGGGGAGGAGCAAGCGGAGCTGCCCGGCAGCTCGGCACCTCCCCCGGCGGTGGTCCACCACCCCTGGTATGGGATCATGGCGGCTGAGGGGGGCCACTCCAGCGGTCCCGCTAGCACGGACGTCACCCCTAACCAAACTCCCAGCCAAAGCCCAGGCAGCCAGAGGGTTAAGAAAAGGCTGGCCCCCAGAGTTCCACAGCCCTTCCCTACAGGTCCGTGTCCCCCCCCCTGTTCCCTAGAACAGCCTTTGATCCCCATGTTATGAATTTAGTTGGATGTATCAGTGCAGAAACAGAAATAGAATAGAAAACAAAAGCTTACAGATTTAGCTTTGGCGCCATACTGTATGAATTCTGGATTTGTGGATATGTGTTTACAtgggtgtctctctctctcccttcgcCATTGCCTTGTCTTCATATTCTATGCACTCTTGCATTCTTTGTCCTTCCTCGTTCGGCTGCTCTGTCTCTCcagctctccctccctctgatcCCAGCACTCCCTCTCCATCCCCGGCTCTCAGCACGGagtctctctcctcctcctcagaccACAGCTCTTCCAGGGCCCTCCCAGAGGGCGTGGCCGCCGGCCAGGACCCCCCCTTCACTAAGAGCGTCTCGGAACCCTCCATCAGCGGACCCGCCCTTGCCGCTGCTGGCCAGAAATCAAGACCCTCCTCaagtccccccccaccacctgtgCCGACGAATACCAGCTCAGCTCCTGCCACGCCGCAGACAAACCGGAGTGCGGGGATGCGGACTCCccgccccccacctcccagACCACCGACGACACCCAGTCCGCTTGCGAAAGTGACCCCGCCGCCTCCCACTCCCCAGGGGAAGGTATGAGAGGCCGCGACAGGTCATTTCTCAAAGGGCATGTGTGACATGTGCCGTTTCCATGGAAACCAGGCCAGAATTAAGGGGAATGGCCATTTACCAAAGTTGCTGTGTACCGCTGCATGGTAGGTAGATAGATTAGATTggtagaaagaaagaaagaaagaaaggaagaaagaaagaaagagagaaaaagaaagtACAGAACAGTTTTGACAGTTTCAGGCTCTAGAGACTGGTTAGAGGAACTGAGCAGGAGCAGACTTGTCAGGGTAACCCTTTGTGGTTCACCTTTGTCCCTTAAACAGTTTCATAGAAACCACATTCATCATCAGAACCAGCCAGACAGATGTTGGGTCTTCAGGCTTTGAAGTGTTAAGGCTCACCTTGGGTTGCCATCTTTTTTGGTTAGCGTACCTGCAAAGAGAACCCCTTCGACCGGAAGGCCAGCCCCCCGTCTAAGCCCACAGCCCGGCCCCCCAGGGGACCCCGGCCCgcccgccccccagcccccggacACGGCTTCCCCCTCATCAAAAGGAAGGTACATTTGAGAAGCTCTTCGCTCAGCGGGCCTGTCATGGTCAGCATGCCTGTCGGTTTGGCAGCTGGACTAATCCCTACGGAATGCGCCCCCACTCACGGCCCCGGGGGGGTCTGACCGGGAGCCCTGTGACACAGAgctcctctccctcctccctccctgtTCAGGTTCAGTCGGACCAGTACATCCCAGTAGAGGACATTCACGTGGAGATGGGTGAACTGGAACGGCGCCTGGATGAGCTGGAACACAGGGGGGTGGAGCTGGAACAGAGACTGAGAGAGTGCCAgagtggtgaggggggggggggctgggggacgCATCCTAAAAATAGCACCAGTGTGCAACTGTGCTCCATTATTTACACATGTAGCTGCTTCAGATAGCTAGAGGCTTCGGCTAACTAACTTCAGAAGATGTTTCTTAAGCTCTGAGGGCACCAGTCAGTCCTACAGAAAGGTGGCCTCTGTCAGGCTTCACCCTGAAGCTGTCAGTGGCATCATGGGCTCAGATGAGTCGCAGTCTGTATCTGAGCTAGCTTCCCGTTgcagatgaggaggaggagcgcCTCCTGGTGGACTGGTTCACGCTGATCCATGACAAACACATGCTTGTTCGGAGGGAGGTCGAGCTCGTCTACACGTGAGAGccccttcgcctgcttccggTTTTGTTTAAGTTTAAACTGTTAAAATACAAACCGGCGGAGAGGAAACGTACAAGtgtgtatgatttttttttttttttttttgcatatttgcGTATTTCCAGGGCCAAACAGCAAAATTTGGAAGAGAGACAAGCGGATGTAGAATATGAGCTCCGGTGTCTCCTCAATAAACCCGGTAAGCTGGTGTCACATGAGTAACTCCTGCCTGCTGTGGTGGCGTTGGCCACGCCCCTTTTGTGATGCAGGTGAGGGGTGTGTCTGACCACGCCCCCTTATCTTAACAGAGAAGGAGTGGAGCGAGGAGGACCGGAACAGAGAGAAGGAGCTCATGGATGAGCTGGTCACCATCATCGAGGACAGAAACCAGATCATCAACAGCATGGATCAGGACCGGCAGAGGTGATCACTCAGCTGGGTCATTCCCCTGCTAAATATTTCAGCACTTTTGTGCAGCCATGTTGACACTGTTTCAGATACTGATCTGGATTCAGTTTAAAGATATTGGATTACGCTCATTGTAGACAGATGCTGTGTAGTAGAATTGACATGTTCAGTGTGCACCCTGCACAAGGCACCAGAGGACTGTGACCATACCTGACGAAGGAGTGTTTCTGGCTACATATTTAGTGTATTTCCTGCTTGTTCCTGCATAACTCGTCACCTAGTTTTTGATGCCAGCTGTATTGTGCTTTGATTGCCTTGTCATTTAGTTAATGGAAACCGAATTGACTATTtcagggaggaggaagaagacaAGATGTTAGAAGCAGTGATTAAGAAGAAAGGTACCTGAAAATTCTCCCTGTCCTCTTCGCTGTGGGAAAATCGATATGCCGTTATAAAGTGTACAGTTGCTACAAAGGCAGACTTCAGGGAATCTGAGATGCCTCTTCAGCGATACAGTTGTACTCTGGCTCTTGCTCATATAACATGacctgtatccccccccccccaccccacacacaccccaccaACAGAGTTCCACAAGGAGCTCGATGTCGACCCAAGGAAGAAGGGTGTCAAGTTCAAGCCCAGTAAGGTTCTGAAGATGCTGAGTCCCAAGAGCGAGGGAGGCAAGAACAGGAACGTCCGGAAAGACAAGAGCTGAGGCGGCAGAGCCTGAGGGAGCGAGCTGCTCTCAGAGGGCGGGGCCAgtgctggggggcggggccagtgctggggggcgggggcagggaGGCGAGGATGTGCCGTGGGGAGAGAAAGTGGCCTCCGGTGTACGGCAATCAAAGGCTTCccccccctgcagccctgatCACACCCTCTCACAAATGCTCGCCCCACAAACGCTgacatgtatatattttaaactgCCTTTTTGAACTGTGCCACAGAAGTAACACCTGTTAAAATTAAGACAAAAGAGTGTCTTCCTGTacgattttatttatattgtgtCCTAAGTGCTGTTCTACCTTTAAGTTATACGTCACAGGCTCTTGAACCCGTCATATTTTTACAGTAGGAACAGAATTAAGTCAAACGTCTGACATTTAACCATGAGCACTGTGGTAATAAGCCCTGGATATTTCTGTTTAGTATCATATATATTTCACTGTGCATAACGCTACTGTACACAAGGACATGGATCCAGTGTCCCAGTAAGGGGTTTTCCCCCATCTTAATGGTAAATTCCTGGTTGCTAAGGTTTCTCTGTAAATTCCGGATACAGGTCCAGTACTATACGTGGCGTATGCTGGATTGGTGCCCGGAATTCGTCGTTGGACTGAGTGATGGTTACGTACCTGACTGTATGTaaccataaataaatttc includes:
- the micall1a gene encoding MICAL-like protein 1 isoform X1 yields the protein MGSLKALQEWCRLQCENYEDVEIKNMSASFRDGLAFCAIIHKHRPDLIDFDSLSKENVYENNRLAFETAESELGIPALLDPEDMVSMKVPDRLSIITYVSQYYNFFTNKSHANPPCMKRPGGTGHNEPVVKRPLIPANEGVADSKADAGGQSKRSTLSSTCAACQKHVHLVQRFLVDGKLYHRNCFRCKECSSTLLPGSYKSGSEAGSLVCTHHFAKSSSASQNGRPDLSRGAEPGAEPGGGARVMERPGSIREEESPGGTTEGQSVPPRSMEESLDQDNRKDRSSDGEMKEDQRNGETVDIKRGQEMEVRPQPSTPPNPFEDSEDEEPEKTRPIEDSFNNELPSVPTAHPSAAGRPVPAPRRVSEPPPRPTPRARQPRMADSPTVNGDTISTSRYIPTPRERSHSPASISGETPKSKDPPWMALVQSQKKKPAPPPPPGTAPPPRPGSMPSIGGPGSRPASPPHSSNPFEDDDDAAEAEGEEQAELPGSSAPPPAVVHHPWYGIMAAEGGHSSGPASTDVTPNQTPSQSPGSQRVKKRLAPRVPQPFPTALPPSDPSTPSPSPALSTESLSSSSDHSSSRALPEGVAAGQDPPFTKSVSEPSISGPALAAAGQKSRPSSSPPPPPVPTNTSSAPATPQTNRSAGMRTPRPPPPRPPTTPSPLAKVTPPPPTPQGKRTCKENPFDRKASPPSKPTARPPRGPRPARPPAPGHGFPLIKRKVQSDQYIPVEDIHVEMGELERRLDELEHRGVELEQRLRECQSDEEEERLLVDWFTLIHDKHMLVRREVELVYTAKQQNLEERQADVEYELRCLLNKPEKEWSEEDRNREKELMDELVTIIEDRNQIINSMDQDRQREEEEDKMLEAVIKKKEFHKELDVDPRKKGVKFKPSKVLKMLSPKSEGGKNRNVRKDKS
- the micall1a gene encoding MICAL-like protein 1 isoform X3, which produces MVSMKVPDRLSIITYVSQYYNFFTNKSHANPPCMKRPGGTGHNEPVVKRPLIPANEGVADSKADAGGQSKRSTLSSTCAACQKHVHLVQRFLVDGKLYHRNCFRCKECSSTLLPGSYKSGSEAGSLVCTHHFAKSSSASQNGRPDLSRGAEPGAEPGGGARVMERPGSIREEESPGGTTEGQSVPPRSMEESLDQDNRKDRSSDGEMKEDQRNGETVDIKRGQEMEVRPQPSTPPNPFEDSEDEEPEKTRPIEDSFNNELPSVPTAHPSAAGRPVPAPRRVSEPPPRPTPRARQPRMADSPTVNGDTISTSRYIPTPRERSHSPASISGETPKSKDPPWMALVQSQKKKPAPPPPPGTAPPPRPGSMPSIGGPGSRPASPPHSSNPFEDDDDAAEAEGEEQAELPGSSAPPPAVVHHPWYGIMAAEGGHSSGPASTDVTPNQTPSQSPGSQRVKKRLAPRVPQPFPTALPPSDPSTPSPSPALSTESLSSSSDHSSSRALPEGVAAGQDPPFTKSVSEPSISGPALAAAGQKSRPSSSPPPPPVPTNTSSAPATPQTNRSAGMRTPRPPPPRPPTTPSPLAKVTPPPPTPQGKRTCKENPFDRKASPPSKPTARPPRGPRPARPPAPGHGFPLIKRKVQSDQYIPVEDIHVEMGELERRLDELEHRGVELEQRLRECQSDEEEERLLVDWFTLIHDKHMLVRREVELVYTAKQQNLEERQADVEYELRCLLNKPEKEWSEEDRNREKELMDELVTIIEDRNQIINSMDQDRQREEEEDKMLEAVIKKKEFHKELDVDPRKKGVKFKPSKVLKMLSPKSEGGKNRNVRKDKS
- the micall1a gene encoding MICAL-like protein 1 isoform X2; the protein is MGSLKALQEWCRLQCENYEDVEIKNMSASFRDGLAFCAIIHKHRPDLIDFDSLSKENVYENNRLAFETAESELGIPALLDPEDMVSMKVPDRLSIITYVSQYYNFFTNKSHANPPCMKRPGGTGHNEPVVKRPLIPANEGVADSKADAGGQSKRSTLSSTCAACQKHVHLVQRFLVDGKLYHRNCFRCKECSSTLLPGSYKSGSEAGSLVCTHHFAKSSSASQNGRPDLSRGAEPGAEPGGGARVMERPGSIREEESPGGTTEGQSVPPRSMEESLDQDNRKDRSSDGEMKEDQRNGETVDIKRGQEMEVRPQPSTPPNPFEDSEDEEPEKTRPIEDSFNNELPSVPTAHPSAAGRPVPAPRRVSEPPPRPTPRARQPRMADSPTVNGDTISTSRYIPTPRERSHSPASISGETPKSKDPPWMALVQSQKKKPAPPPPPGTAPPPRPGSMPSIGGPGSRPASPPHSSNPFEDDDDAAEAEGEEQAELPGSSAPPPAVVHHPWYGIMAAEGGHSSGPASTDVTPNQTPSQSPGSQRVKKRLAPRVPQPFPTDHSSSRALPEGVAAGQDPPFTKSVSEPSISGPALAAAGQKSRPSSSPPPPPVPTNTSSAPATPQTNRSAGMRTPRPPPPRPPTTPSPLAKVTPPPPTPQGKRTCKENPFDRKASPPSKPTARPPRGPRPARPPAPGHGFPLIKRKVQSDQYIPVEDIHVEMGELERRLDELEHRGVELEQRLRECQSDEEEERLLVDWFTLIHDKHMLVRREVELVYTAKQQNLEERQADVEYELRCLLNKPEKEWSEEDRNREKELMDELVTIIEDRNQIINSMDQDRQREEEEDKMLEAVIKKKEFHKELDVDPRKKGVKFKPSKVLKMLSPKSEGGKNRNVRKDKS